From Pseudochaenichthys georgianus chromosome 11, fPseGeo1.2, whole genome shotgun sequence, a single genomic window includes:
- the LOC117455327 gene encoding nuclear transport factor 2-like: MACEKEIWQKIGEGFVQEYYNQFDNTNRTGLGNLYAPDSCLTWEGSPFQGREAISGKLANLPFKRIKHIITEQDFQPTVDSCILIMVFGQLQVDDDPPMAFHQVFMLKCQNGAWACTNDVFRLGIHNIPV, translated from the exons ATGGCTTGCGAAAAGGAAATATGGCAAAAGATTGGGGAGGGCTTTGTCCAAGAATATTACAACCAGTTTGACAATACCAACAGGACAGGACTGGGTAACCTTTAT GCTCCTGATTCCTGTTTGACATGGGAGGGTTCACCTTTTCAAGGGAGAGAAGCTATCTCTGGCAAATTAGCA AACCTGCCTTTCAAGCGTATTAAACACATTATCACAGAACAAGACTTCCAACCCACGGTAGACAGTTGTATCCTGATCATGGTGTTTGGACAGTTGCAG GTAGATGATGATCCACCAATGGCCTTTCATCAAGTGTTTATGCTGAAGTGCCAAAACGGCGCATGGGCGTGCACAAATGATGTGTTCAGGTTGGGGATTCACAACATACCGGTGTAG